One part of the Neoarius graeffei isolate fNeoGra1 chromosome 2, fNeoGra1.pri, whole genome shotgun sequence genome encodes these proteins:
- the LOC132877882 gene encoding tripartite motif-containing protein 16-like yields the protein MAEASISVAQDQFMCPLCLDLLKGPVTIPCGHSFCKVCINGCWDQEDQKGVYSCPQCRDTFTTRPVLRRNNMLDEVVEKLKKTEVQAASPAHCYAGPGDVECDICTGRKHKAIKSCPICVFSYCETHLKPHLEDPTLQTHTLIEASAKLQEKICSEHNKLIEIYCQTDQACICYLCTMDRHKGHDTVTATVERAEKQSELEEEQMKSQQRIQEKQKKVQELKQAVNTIKLSAQTAVEDSERIFTELISSMEKKRWEVTELIRDQEKAELSRAERLLEQLEQEIADLQRRVTELEQLSHTRDHIHFLQVLASGSRSLLFQRPDFLTSSITVRQHLSFDGVRNSLSDLKKRLEEFCEEEFNKIPPHAAAVQIISEPEPQSREEFLKYFCYLTLDPNTVHRHLILSEKNRAVNDSGREQGYSDHPERFDYWEQVLCKESVCGRCYWEVEWSGAGGVDISVSYKDISRKGQGNECRFGGNNQSWSLRCSSSFSFWHNNIKTELKFPSPSRIGVYVDHSAGTLSFYSVSDAMKLLHRVYTTFTQPLFTGFGFGKVPGFAFYWHYGSAVRLCDP from the exons atggctgaggccagtatttcagtagctcaggaccagttcatgtgtccactgtgtctggatctcctgaagggtCCGGTGACTatcccctgtggtcacagtttctgtaaggtgtgtattaatggctgctgggatcaggaggatcagaagggcgtctacagctgtcctcagtgcagagacactttcacgacaaggcctgttctacgcagaaacaacatgctggatgaagtggtggagaaactgaagaagactgaagtccaagctgcttctcctgctcactgttatgctggacctggagatgtggagtgtgatatctgcaccgggagaaaacacaaagccatCAAGTCCTGTCCAATCTGTGTATTTTCTTattgtgaaactcatctgaaacctcatcttgaagACCCTACTttgcaaacacacacattaattgaagcctcagcaaaactccaagagaagatctgctctgaacataacaAGCTGATTGAGATCTACTGTCAGACTGATCAAGcctgcatctgttatttgtgtacaATGGATCGTCACAAAGGTCACGACACCGTCACAGCCACAGTagaaagagctgagaaacag agtgagttagaggaggagcagatgaaatcccagcagagaatccaggagaagcagaagaaggtgcaggagctgaaacaggctgtgaacactataaag ctcagtgcacagacagcagtggaggacagtgagaggatctttactgagctgatcagctccatggagaaaaagcgctgggaggtgacggagctgatcagagatcaggagaaggctgaactgagtcgagctgaacgactcctggagcaactggagcaggagattgctgatcttcagaggagagtcactgagctggagcagctttcacacacacgtgatcacatccatttcctccag gttttagcttctggaaGTCGGTCTCTTCTCTTCCAAAGACCAGATTTTCTCACATCCAGCATCACTGTCCGTCagcatctctcatttgatggagtgaggaattctctctcagatctgaaaaagagactcgaggaattctgtgaggaggaattcaacaaaatccctccacatg ctgcagcagttcagatcatttcagaaccagaaccacagagcagagaagagtttctgaaat atttctgttatctgactctggatcccaacacggtacatcgtcacctcattctgtctgagaagaacagagcggtgaatGACAGTGGGAGGGAGCAgggttactctgatcatccagagagatttgattactgggagcaggtgttgtgtaaggagagtgtgtgtggacgctgttactgggaggtggagtggagcgggGCTGGTGGTGTggacatatcagtctcatataaagacatcagcaggaaaggacaGGGTAATGAGTGTAGGTTTGGAggcaacaatcagtcctggagtttgcggtgttcttcttctttctctttctGGCACAACAACATTAAGACTGAGCTCAAATTTCCAtcaccctccagaataggagtgtatgtggatcacagtgcaggaactctgtccttctacagcgtctctgatgcaatgaagctcctccacagagtctacaccacattcactcagcctctattcACTGGGTTTGGGTTCGGCAAAGTTCCTGGGTTCGCGTTCTACTGGCATTATGGTTCTGctgtgagattgtgtgatccatag
- the LOC132878665 gene encoding tripartite motif-containing protein 16-like — MAHRHLILSEKNRAVRDSGREQRYSDHPERFDSNCQVLCKESVSGRCYWEVEWSGAGGVSISVSYKDISRKGLGDECGFGGNNQSWSLWCSSSSLSFWHNNIKTDLRVPSASRIGVYVDHSAGTLSFYSVSDTMKLLHRVHTTFTQTLYAGFGFFKVSGLAFYWFSGSTVRLCDP, encoded by the coding sequence atgGCACATCgtcacctcattctgtctgagaagaacagagcggtgagagaTAGTGGgagagagcagcgttactctgatcatccagagagatttgattccaactgtcaggtgttgtgtaaggagagtgtgagtGGAcgttgttactgggaggtggagtggagcggtgCTGGTGGTGTctccatatcagtctcatataaagacatcagcaggaaaggactGGGTGatgagtgtgggtttggaggcaacaatcagtcctggagtctgtggtgttcttcttcttctctttctttctggcacaacaacattaagactgatctcagagttccatcagcctccagaataggagtgtatgtggatcacagtgcaggaactctgtccttctacagcgtctctgacacgatgaagctcctccacagagtccacaccacattcactcagactctataTGCTGGGTTTGGGTTCTTCAAAGTTTCTGGGTTAGCGTTCTACTGGTTTTCTGGTTCTactgtgagattgtgtgatccataG